The following proteins are co-located in the Cryptosporangium phraense genome:
- a CDS encoding Na+/H+ antiporter, whose protein sequence is MSSLVIVLVLLLGVVLVSPLADRFGVPAPVALTLVGAVLALLPHAPRELIDPDLVLPLFLPPLLFAAAQRSSRRDFTRNWKALLALAVGLVLVTTAVVAVVARWVDPSLPLWAAIALGAIVSPPDPVAATSLAGRLGLPKRLVSVLEGEGLINDAVALVVYTMAVSAALTGSLSVPDGAGTLAVSVLVAPLVGLLVGWLGRTMISHLSDPRAEVGLSLLLPYGAYLAMEELGGSGVLAVVVAGLMLGERGSDAYTGAGFLAGNTVWRVLDWLIGGFAFGLVGFELVKVVADPGVPTYGAGVALAVCLAAVATRALFVLPLGWVAGRRMRKSVDQGHGWRESVVVSWAGMRGVVTLATALALPDDFPGRPVVLFAAIAVVVVTLVGQGLSLPWLVRALGVRSSDEEQDDIGRARALAAGAALARLDELHADGRVDDEVAGAVRKRYARSVPDLREDLPDEVQQRIFDVTKVSKHLREAEQAAVLNLRSEGEVSAEAADRVLRDIAARSLRDSYRHS, encoded by the coding sequence GTGAGTTCTCTGGTCATCGTCCTGGTCCTGCTCCTCGGGGTCGTCCTCGTCAGTCCGCTCGCCGACCGGTTCGGCGTTCCGGCCCCGGTGGCGCTGACCCTCGTCGGCGCGGTGCTGGCCCTGTTGCCGCATGCCCCGCGGGAGCTGATCGACCCCGATCTGGTCCTTCCACTGTTCCTTCCGCCGCTGTTGTTCGCGGCCGCTCAGCGCAGCTCTCGCCGGGACTTCACCCGGAATTGGAAGGCGCTGCTCGCGCTGGCGGTCGGCCTGGTCCTGGTGACGACCGCGGTGGTCGCGGTGGTCGCCCGCTGGGTCGACCCGAGCCTGCCGCTGTGGGCGGCGATCGCGCTGGGGGCGATCGTCTCGCCGCCCGACCCGGTCGCGGCCACGTCGCTGGCCGGGCGGCTCGGGCTGCCGAAGCGGCTGGTCTCGGTGCTGGAGGGCGAGGGTCTGATCAACGACGCGGTCGCGTTGGTCGTCTACACGATGGCCGTGTCGGCCGCACTGACCGGCTCGCTCTCGGTACCTGACGGCGCCGGCACGCTGGCGGTATCGGTGCTGGTCGCGCCCTTGGTCGGGCTGCTCGTCGGATGGCTGGGGCGGACGATGATCAGCCACCTGTCCGATCCTCGGGCCGAGGTCGGGCTGTCGCTGCTGCTGCCCTACGGCGCCTACCTGGCGATGGAGGAGCTGGGCGGTTCAGGGGTGCTCGCGGTGGTCGTCGCCGGGCTGATGCTGGGCGAGCGGGGCAGCGACGCGTACACCGGCGCCGGGTTCCTGGCCGGCAACACGGTCTGGCGGGTCCTCGACTGGCTGATCGGCGGGTTCGCGTTCGGTCTGGTCGGGTTCGAGCTGGTCAAGGTCGTGGCCGACCCGGGCGTGCCGACCTACGGCGCCGGGGTGGCGCTGGCCGTGTGCCTGGCCGCGGTCGCCACCCGGGCGCTGTTCGTGCTGCCGCTCGGGTGGGTGGCCGGCCGCCGGATGCGGAAATCCGTCGACCAGGGGCACGGGTGGCGCGAGTCGGTGGTGGTGTCCTGGGCCGGGATGCGCGGGGTGGTGACGCTCGCCACTGCGCTGGCCCTCCCGGACGACTTCCCCGGGCGTCCGGTGGTGCTGTTCGCAGCGATCGCGGTCGTCGTCGTGACGCTGGTCGGCCAGGGTCTGTCGCTGCCCTGGCTGGTGCGGGCGCTCGGCGTCCGGTCGTCGGACGAGGAACAGGACGACATCGGCCGCGCCCGCGCGCTGGCCGCCGGTGCGGCCCTGGCCCGTCTCGACGAGCTCCACGCCGACGGCCGGGTGGACGACGAGGTGGCCGGCGCCGTCCGGAAGCGGTACGCGCGCTCGGTGCCGGATCTCCGCGAGGACCTGCCCGACGAGGTCCAGCAGCGGATCTTCGACGTCACGAAGGTGTCGAAGCACCTGCGCGAGGCCGAGCAGGCGGCGGTGCTCAACCTGCGCAGCGAGGGAGAGGTGAGCGCCGAGGCCGCCGACCGGGTCCTCCGAGACATCGCCGCCCGATCCCTCCGCGACTCCTACCGCCACTCCTGA
- the glgX gene encoding glycogen debranching protein GlgX → MQVWAGTSYPLGATYDGVGTNFALFSEAASKVEVCLFDDSGAEERYALPEVDGFVWHGYLAGIQPGQRYGFRVHGPHDPQSGVRCNPNKLLLDPYAKAIDGDVDWDNSLFGYNFDSPNERSDSDSARHLPKCVVANPYFDWADDRSPRHQYHDTVIYETHVRGLTMQHPGVPKALRGTYAGIGHPSVIEHLKKLGVTALELMPVHHFVHDHYLVEKGLRNYWGYNTIGFLAPYSGYSGTGTRGQQVQEFRAMVKALHNADIEVILDVVYNHTAEGNHLGPTLSFRGIDNRTYYRLVDDQPEYYMDYTGTGNSLNVRQPHSLQLIMDSLRYWVTEMHVDGFRFDLAATLAREFYDVDRLSTFFEVIQQDPIVSQVKLIAEPWDVGPGGYQVGNFPPLWTEWNGRYRDTVRDFWRGEPGTLGEFASRISGSADLYQHDGRRPVASINFVTCHDGFTLNDLVSYNEKHNTANGEDNKDGESHNRSWNCGAEGPTDDKAILELRARQRRNFLATMLLSQGVPMIGHGDELGRSQQGNNNAYCQDSEISWVDWKDADEGLTHFVRQLAAFRAEHPVFRRRRFFDGRPVRRGAGTPLNDIEWFTPDSQEMTEDDWESDFGRAIMLFLNGDGIRELGPQGDQITDDSFVLCFNAHWEPIDFTMPPSEYATKWRVAIDTSAPDDGDDRVAEAGGTIAVESRSLLVLQRVIS, encoded by the coding sequence ATGCAGGTGTGGGCCGGCACCAGTTACCCACTGGGTGCGACCTACGACGGCGTCGGCACGAACTTCGCGCTGTTCTCCGAAGCCGCGTCGAAAGTCGAAGTCTGCCTGTTCGACGACAGCGGCGCGGAGGAGAGATACGCCCTCCCCGAGGTGGACGGATTCGTCTGGCACGGGTACCTGGCCGGTATCCAGCCCGGCCAGCGGTACGGGTTCCGGGTCCACGGGCCGCACGACCCGCAGTCCGGCGTCCGCTGCAACCCGAACAAGCTGCTGCTCGACCCGTACGCGAAGGCGATCGACGGCGACGTCGACTGGGACAACTCGCTGTTCGGCTACAACTTCGACTCGCCGAACGAGCGCTCGGACTCCGACTCCGCCCGCCACCTGCCCAAATGCGTCGTCGCGAACCCGTACTTCGACTGGGCCGACGACCGCTCGCCGCGCCACCAGTACCACGACACGGTCATCTACGAGACCCACGTCCGCGGACTGACCATGCAGCACCCGGGCGTGCCGAAGGCGCTGCGGGGCACCTATGCGGGCATCGGGCACCCGTCGGTCATCGAGCACCTGAAGAAGCTCGGGGTCACCGCGCTCGAGCTCATGCCCGTGCACCACTTCGTCCACGACCACTACCTGGTGGAGAAGGGGCTGCGTAACTACTGGGGCTACAACACGATCGGTTTCCTCGCCCCGTACTCCGGTTACAGCGGCACCGGCACCCGCGGCCAGCAGGTCCAGGAGTTCCGGGCCATGGTCAAGGCGCTGCACAACGCCGACATCGAGGTCATCCTCGACGTCGTCTACAACCACACCGCCGAGGGCAACCACCTCGGGCCGACGCTGAGCTTCCGCGGTATCGACAACCGCACGTACTACCGGCTGGTCGACGACCAGCCCGAGTACTACATGGACTACACCGGCACCGGCAACAGCCTGAACGTCCGCCAGCCGCACTCGCTGCAGCTGATCATGGACTCGCTGCGGTACTGGGTCACCGAGATGCACGTCGACGGGTTCCGGTTCGACCTCGCGGCGACGCTGGCCCGCGAGTTCTACGACGTCGACCGGCTCTCGACCTTCTTCGAGGTCATCCAGCAGGACCCGATCGTCAGCCAGGTGAAGCTGATCGCCGAGCCGTGGGACGTCGGGCCCGGTGGCTACCAGGTCGGCAACTTCCCGCCGCTGTGGACCGAGTGGAACGGCCGGTACCGGGACACGGTCCGGGACTTCTGGCGTGGCGAGCCGGGCACGCTGGGCGAGTTCGCGTCCCGCATCTCCGGGTCGGCCGACCTGTACCAGCACGACGGGCGCCGCCCGGTGGCCAGCATCAACTTCGTGACCTGCCACGACGGGTTCACGCTGAACGACCTGGTCTCGTACAACGAGAAGCACAACACGGCCAACGGCGAGGACAACAAGGACGGCGAGAGCCACAACCGGTCCTGGAACTGCGGCGCCGAGGGCCCGACCGACGACAAGGCGATCCTCGAGCTGCGGGCCCGCCAGAGGCGGAACTTCCTGGCGACGATGCTGCTCTCCCAGGGCGTCCCGATGATCGGGCACGGCGACGAGCTGGGCCGCAGCCAGCAGGGCAACAACAACGCCTACTGCCAGGACAGCGAGATCTCCTGGGTCGACTGGAAGGACGCCGACGAGGGGCTGACGCACTTCGTCCGGCAGCTGGCGGCCTTCCGGGCCGAGCACCCGGTGTTCCGGCGGCGCCGCTTCTTCGACGGACGCCCGGTCCGCCGCGGAGCCGGGACGCCGCTCAACGACATCGAGTGGTTCACGCCGGACAGCCAGGAGATGACCGAGGACGACTGGGAGAGCGACTTCGGCCGCGCGATCATGCTGTTCCTCAACGGCGACGGGATCCGCGAGCTGGGCCCCCAGGGCGACCAGATCACCGACGACTCGTTCGTGCTGTGCTTCAACGCGCACTGGGAGCCGATCGACTTCACGATGCCGCCCAGTGAGTACGCGACGAAATGGCGGGTGGCGATCGACACCTCCGCCCCGGACGACGGAGACGATCGAGTGGCCGAGGCCGGTGGAACGATCGCGGTCGAGTCGCGGTCGCTGCTCGTGCTGCAGCGGGTGATCTCGTGA
- the treY gene encoding malto-oligosyltrehalose synthase: MNAVRGTYRVQVQPAFDLHAAAGLAEYLRDLGATQLYSAPLLQSSPGSQHGYDVVDPSHVNTELGGPSAFAELTTTLRKHGLGLVVDIVPNHVGVAVPHANPAWWDVLKLGASSEYARWFDVDWGRGRILIPVLGSDDDVSALTVEDGELRYYDHRYPIAPGTGEGTPQEVHDRQHYQLVDWRRGDSEITYRRFFAIADLAGLRVEDPTVFNATHGEILRWYAEGGLDGLRVDHPDGLRDPGEYLQRLHMGAPDAWLVVEKIAEPGEELPDWPIDGLTGYDALGEVGALFVDPAAEDAFTALDTELTGVATDYPGLLYASKKDVATGMLRAELRRLARLVTGENAPEVEAALAEVLAAFPVYRSYLPFGVHHLEEALATARERRPDLGPALDALAPRLADPDDQLAIRFQQTSGAVMAKGAEDTAFYRWTRFVALNEVGGDPQRFGAPVSDFHDAAAVRHASWPRGMTTLSTHDTKRSEDVRARMAVLAEIPDEWADVVRRWRELAPVPDGSIAHLLYQTIAGTYPISVERLKAAIEKSAREARTITSWNHPNEEFESALNAAIDTLLASSEVAAFAERITPYGWSNALGQKLVQLTMPGIPDTYQGTELWDNSLVDPDNRRPVDFDARRKLLARLDDGWLPPVDAEGAAKLLVTSRALRLRRDSPELFESYAPVAVTGPAAAHAIAFDRGGAITVATRLPVGLERRGGWGDTVLALPDGEWQDELTGSVYSTGADGPAGLVDVLSRYPVALLRRATS, from the coding sequence GTGAACGCGGTTCGCGGCACCTACCGGGTGCAGGTGCAGCCGGCGTTCGACCTGCACGCGGCGGCCGGGCTGGCCGAGTACCTGCGCGACCTGGGCGCGACCCAGCTCTACTCGGCGCCGCTGCTGCAGTCCTCGCCGGGCTCGCAGCACGGGTACGACGTGGTGGACCCCTCGCACGTGAACACCGAGCTCGGCGGCCCATCCGCGTTCGCCGAGCTGACGACGACGCTGCGGAAGCACGGTCTCGGCCTGGTCGTCGACATCGTGCCCAACCACGTCGGGGTCGCGGTGCCGCACGCGAACCCGGCCTGGTGGGACGTGCTGAAGCTGGGGGCTTCCTCGGAGTACGCCCGGTGGTTCGACGTCGACTGGGGCCGGGGCCGCATCCTCATCCCGGTACTCGGGTCCGACGACGACGTCTCGGCGCTGACCGTCGAGGACGGCGAGCTGCGCTACTACGACCACCGGTACCCGATCGCGCCCGGAACCGGTGAGGGCACCCCGCAGGAGGTGCACGACCGGCAGCACTACCAGCTGGTCGACTGGCGCCGGGGCGACTCCGAGATCACCTACCGGCGGTTCTTCGCGATCGCCGACCTGGCCGGGCTGCGCGTCGAGGACCCGACGGTCTTCAACGCGACCCACGGCGAGATCCTCCGCTGGTACGCCGAGGGCGGCCTGGACGGGCTGCGCGTCGACCACCCGGACGGCCTGCGCGACCCGGGCGAGTACCTCCAGCGCCTGCACATGGGCGCGCCCGACGCCTGGCTGGTCGTCGAGAAGATCGCCGAGCCCGGCGAGGAGCTCCCGGACTGGCCGATCGACGGGCTGACCGGCTACGACGCGCTCGGCGAGGTCGGCGCGCTGTTCGTCGACCCGGCCGCCGAGGACGCGTTCACCGCGCTCGACACCGAGCTGACCGGCGTCGCCACCGACTATCCGGGGCTGCTGTACGCGTCCAAGAAGGACGTCGCCACCGGAATGCTGCGGGCCGAGCTGCGCCGGCTGGCCCGGCTGGTGACCGGGGAGAACGCTCCCGAAGTGGAGGCGGCGCTGGCCGAGGTGCTGGCCGCGTTCCCGGTCTACCGGTCGTACCTGCCGTTCGGGGTGCACCACCTCGAGGAGGCGCTGGCGACCGCCCGCGAGAGGCGGCCCGACCTGGGCCCGGCGCTCGATGCGCTGGCCCCGCGGCTCGCCGACCCCGACGACCAGCTCGCGATCCGGTTCCAGCAGACCTCCGGCGCGGTGATGGCCAAGGGCGCCGAAGACACCGCGTTCTACCGGTGGACCCGGTTCGTCGCGCTCAACGAGGTGGGTGGTGACCCGCAGCGGTTCGGTGCACCGGTGTCGGACTTCCACGACGCCGCCGCCGTCCGGCACGCGTCCTGGCCCCGGGGCATGACGACGCTCTCGACGCACGACACGAAGCGGTCGGAAGACGTGCGGGCCCGAATGGCGGTCCTGGCCGAGATCCCCGACGAGTGGGCCGACGTCGTCCGGCGCTGGCGGGAGCTGGCCCCGGTACCGGACGGATCGATCGCTCACCTGCTCTACCAGACGATCGCCGGCACCTACCCGATCAGCGTCGAGCGCCTGAAGGCGGCGATCGAGAAGTCGGCTCGGGAGGCCCGGACGATCACCTCGTGGAACCACCCGAACGAGGAGTTCGAGTCGGCCCTGAACGCGGCCATCGACACGTTGCTGGCCTCGTCCGAGGTGGCCGCGTTCGCCGAGCGGATCACCCCGTACGGCTGGAGCAACGCGCTCGGCCAGAAGCTGGTCCAGCTGACGATGCCCGGCATCCCGGACACGTACCAGGGCACCGAGCTGTGGGACAACTCGCTGGTCGACCCGGACAACCGCCGTCCGGTCGACTTCGACGCCCGGCGCAAGCTGCTGGCCCGCCTGGACGACGGCTGGCTGCCCCCGGTGGACGCCGAGGGCGCGGCCAAGCTGCTCGTCACGTCGCGGGCGCTGCGGCTGCGCCGGGACTCGCCGGAGCTGTTCGAGTCCTACGCGCCGGTCGCCGTGACCGGACCGGCCGCCGCCCACGCGATCGCGTTCGACCGCGGTGGAGCGATCACGGTCGCGACCCGGCTGCCGGTCGGGCTGGAGCGCCGGGGCGGCTGGGGCGACACCGTGCTGGCGCTGCCCGACGGGGAGTGGCAGGACGAGCTGACCGGCTCCGTGTACTCGACCGGCGCCGACGGCCCGGCCGGTTTGGTCGACGTCCTTTCGCGGTATCCGGTGGCTCTCCTGAGGAGGGCGACGTCGTGA
- the treZ gene encoding malto-oligosyltrehalose trehalohydrolase: protein MTSFSLWAPTPSRVRLRAGGRDTDMQGSPDGWWRAELPDAGPGTDYGFVLDDDAQPLPDPRAAWLPDGVHSLSRVYDQSAYEWGDQAWTGRRLAGSVVYELHVGTFTPDGTFDAAIERLDHLVELGVDLVELLPVNGFNGEYNWGYDGVAWYAVHEPYGGPDGLKRFVDACHGRGLGVVLDVVYNHLGPSGNYLPRFGPYLKAGSNTWGDLVNLDGPQSNEVRRYILDNMLGWLRDFHVDALRLDAVHALADTRAAHLLEEAAREVDVLSTHLNRPLSLIAESDLNDPRLMAPFEAGGYGLTAAWDDDVHHALHALITGERTGYYGDFGAFSTLATVLTGAYFHAGTYSTFRRRVHGRTVDRHNTPGHRFVVSLQNHDQIGNRATGDRLSATLSPGLLTIGAALMLTSPFTPMLFMGEEWGASTPWQFFTSHPEPELAQAVEKGRKAEFAEHGWGDDVPNPQDPETFQRSKLSWAELSEPPHKGLLDTYRELIRLRREVSDLTDPRLDKVSVEYDEEARWVVVYRGDHHAVAANLSSEPRSVPIHRDVTATLFGPEWTGTLPPESVAILKL from the coding sequence GTGACGAGCTTCTCGCTGTGGGCCCCCACGCCGTCCCGCGTCCGGCTGCGGGCCGGGGGCCGGGACACCGACATGCAGGGCTCCCCGGACGGGTGGTGGCGGGCCGAGCTCCCGGACGCCGGCCCCGGCACCGACTACGGCTTCGTGCTCGACGACGACGCCCAGCCGCTGCCCGATCCGCGGGCGGCCTGGCTGCCGGACGGCGTCCACTCGCTGTCGCGGGTGTACGACCAGTCGGCGTACGAGTGGGGCGACCAGGCCTGGACCGGGCGCCGGCTCGCGGGCAGCGTCGTCTACGAGCTGCACGTCGGCACGTTCACGCCGGACGGGACGTTCGACGCGGCGATCGAGCGGCTCGACCACCTGGTCGAGCTGGGCGTCGACCTGGTCGAGCTGCTGCCGGTGAACGGCTTCAACGGCGAGTACAACTGGGGCTACGACGGCGTCGCCTGGTACGCCGTGCACGAGCCGTACGGCGGCCCCGACGGCCTCAAGCGGTTCGTCGACGCGTGCCACGGCCGGGGGCTGGGCGTCGTCCTGGACGTCGTCTACAACCACCTCGGGCCGTCGGGCAACTACCTGCCCCGGTTCGGTCCGTACCTCAAGGCGGGCAGCAACACCTGGGGCGACCTGGTCAACCTCGACGGGCCGCAGTCCAACGAGGTCCGCCGGTACATCCTCGACAACATGCTCGGCTGGCTCCGCGACTTCCACGTCGACGCCCTGCGCCTGGACGCCGTGCACGCGCTGGCCGACACCCGGGCCGCGCACCTGCTCGAGGAGGCCGCCCGCGAGGTCGACGTCCTCTCGACGCACCTGAACCGGCCGCTCTCGCTGATCGCCGAGTCCGACCTGAACGACCCGCGGCTGATGGCCCCGTTCGAGGCCGGCGGCTACGGCCTCACCGCGGCCTGGGACGACGACGTCCACCACGCCCTGCACGCGCTGATCACCGGCGAGCGCACCGGCTACTACGGCGACTTCGGCGCGTTCTCGACGCTGGCCACGGTACTCACCGGGGCGTACTTCCACGCCGGCACGTACTCGACGTTCCGGCGTCGGGTGCACGGCCGCACGGTCGACCGGCACAACACGCCGGGCCACCGGTTCGTCGTGAGCCTGCAGAACCACGACCAGATCGGCAACCGGGCCACCGGCGACCGGCTCTCGGCCACGCTCTCCCCCGGCCTGCTGACGATCGGCGCCGCGCTGATGCTGACGTCGCCGTTCACGCCGATGCTGTTCATGGGCGAAGAGTGGGGCGCGAGCACCCCCTGGCAGTTCTTCACCAGCCACCCGGAGCCGGAGCTGGCGCAGGCCGTCGAAAAGGGTCGCAAGGCCGAGTTCGCCGAACACGGCTGGGGCGACGACGTCCCGAACCCCCAGGATCCGGAGACGTTCCAGCGGTCGAAGCTGTCCTGGGCGGAGCTGTCCGAGCCACCCCACAAGGGCCTGCTCGACACGTACCGGGAGCTGATCCGCCTGCGCCGGGAGGTCTCCGACCTGACCGACCCGCGCCTCGACAAGGTCTCGGTCGAGTACGACGAGGAGGCCCGCTGGGTCGTCGTCTACCGGGGCGACCACCACGCGGTGGCGGCCAACCTCTCCTCCGAGCCCCGGTCCGTGCCGATCCACCGGGACGTGACCGCCACCCTCTTCGGCCCGGAGTGGACCGGCACCCTGCCCCCCGAGTCCGTCGCGATCCTCAAGCTCTAG
- a CDS encoding ANTAR domain-containing protein, whose product MDDDNTSGKALVERLLAYAMDEVAGATGAGVSFVRDGTITVFASTGIAEQLDRLQWELGEGPVVRAHQTEQSVLSKDLGSDEEFPALRRALGDTFLPGVVAPVGAVAMPGSWDEGGPSQFSLYLDREPTEKTVAVLDRIEPMVSHSLATVVFCQRESMRADQMAKMVQYRRVIEQCKGAVMATAGLSAPQAFQVLDKASQRYNVRLRELAVALAEHVGNAPAEHPDDIGHVLKPTETSRKAARDLWAGIKRARA is encoded by the coding sequence GTGGATGACGACAACACCTCAGGTAAAGCGCTCGTCGAACGCTTGCTGGCCTACGCCATGGACGAGGTGGCCGGGGCGACCGGAGCCGGTGTCTCGTTCGTCCGGGACGGCACGATCACGGTGTTCGCGAGCACGGGTATCGCCGAGCAACTGGACCGGCTGCAGTGGGAGCTCGGGGAGGGCCCGGTGGTCCGGGCGCACCAGACCGAGCAGAGCGTGCTGAGCAAGGATCTGGGCTCGGACGAGGAGTTCCCGGCGCTGCGCCGGGCGCTGGGCGACACGTTCCTGCCCGGCGTCGTCGCGCCGGTCGGTGCGGTCGCGATGCCCGGCTCGTGGGACGAGGGCGGCCCGTCGCAGTTCTCGCTCTACCTCGACCGGGAGCCGACCGAGAAGACCGTCGCGGTGCTCGACCGGATCGAGCCGATGGTGTCGCACTCGCTGGCCACCGTGGTGTTCTGCCAGCGCGAGTCGATGCGCGCCGACCAGATGGCGAAGATGGTGCAGTACCGGCGGGTGATCGAGCAGTGCAAGGGGGCGGTGATGGCCACCGCCGGGCTGTCCGCGCCGCAGGCCTTCCAGGTGCTCGACAAGGCCAGCCAGCGGTACAACGTCCGGCTCCGGGAGCTGGCCGTGGCGCTGGCCGAACACGTCGGCAACGCCCCGGCCGAGCACCCGGACGACATCGGTCACGTGCTGAAGCCGACCGAGACGAGCCGGAAAGCCGCCCGCGACCTCTGGGCCGGAATCAAGCGCGCTAGAGCTTGA
- a CDS encoding potassium/proton antiporter yields MDLLNVYLLGGSAVLLAAVIAVRVASRAGIPGLLAFLLVGLALGEAGLGIRFDDAELTQLVGFAALAIILAEGGLTTRWHDIRPVAWLSVVLSTVGVLVSVAVVAVCAHFALGLDWRMAVLIGAVVSSTDAAAVFSVLRRLPLRRRLSATLEAESGFNDPPTVILVTVVASDAWESASVWEVGGLVVYELIAGALIGLVIGFAGQWLLNRVALPASGLYPVSAIAIPLLAFGTAGFLHASGFLAVYVGGLVLGNASLPHRNATLGFAEGVAWVAQIGLFVLLGLLASPGRLDDALVPALVVGLALLLIGRPLSVLLSASPFRLPWREQAFLSWAGLRGAVPIVLATIPAVAPLAGRARLFDVVFLLVLIFTLVQAPTLPFLARRLGVAAPDEARDVVVEAAPLDELRADLLAVAIPPRSRLAGVWVTDLRLPDGAVVTLLVRDGRSSVPDEHTRFRTGDQFLVVTTTADRRATERRLRAVSRSGALARWWGEHGGDVPTPRD; encoded by the coding sequence ATGGATCTGCTCAATGTCTACCTGCTCGGCGGGTCGGCGGTGCTGCTCGCCGCCGTCATCGCGGTCCGAGTCGCGTCCCGGGCGGGCATCCCCGGTCTGCTGGCGTTCCTCCTGGTGGGTCTGGCGCTGGGCGAGGCCGGCCTCGGCATCCGGTTCGACGACGCCGAGCTGACCCAGCTCGTCGGCTTCGCCGCGCTCGCGATCATCCTGGCCGAGGGTGGTCTGACCACCCGCTGGCACGACATCCGTCCGGTGGCCTGGCTCTCGGTCGTGCTCTCGACCGTCGGCGTGCTGGTCAGTGTCGCGGTGGTGGCGGTCTGCGCGCACTTCGCGCTCGGTCTGGACTGGCGGATGGCGGTGCTGATCGGTGCGGTGGTGTCCTCCACCGACGCCGCCGCGGTGTTCTCCGTGCTCCGCCGGCTGCCGCTCCGGCGTCGGCTGAGCGCCACGCTGGAGGCCGAGTCCGGCTTCAACGACCCGCCGACGGTCATCCTGGTGACGGTCGTCGCGTCGGACGCCTGGGAGTCGGCGTCGGTCTGGGAGGTCGGCGGGCTCGTCGTCTACGAGCTCATCGCCGGCGCGCTGATCGGGCTGGTCATCGGGTTCGCCGGGCAGTGGCTGCTCAACCGGGTCGCGCTGCCGGCGTCCGGGCTCTATCCGGTGAGCGCGATCGCGATCCCGCTGCTGGCGTTCGGGACGGCCGGGTTCCTGCACGCCAGCGGTTTCCTGGCCGTCTACGTCGGCGGGCTGGTGCTGGGGAACGCGTCGCTGCCGCACCGGAACGCGACGCTCGGGTTCGCCGAGGGCGTCGCCTGGGTGGCCCAGATCGGGCTGTTCGTGCTGCTCGGCCTGCTGGCCAGCCCCGGACGGCTGGACGACGCGCTGGTGCCGGCGCTGGTCGTCGGGCTCGCGCTGCTGCTGATCGGGCGTCCGCTCTCGGTGCTGCTCTCGGCGTCGCCGTTCCGGCTGCCGTGGCGGGAACAGGCGTTCCTGAGCTGGGCCGGGCTGCGCGGGGCGGTGCCGATCGTGCTCGCGACGATCCCGGCGGTGGCGCCCCTGGCCGGGCGCGCCCGGTTGTTCGACGTCGTCTTCCTGCTCGTGCTGATCTTCACGCTGGTGCAGGCGCCGACGCTGCCGTTCCTGGCCCGCCGGCTGGGCGTCGCCGCCCCGGACGAGGCCCGGGACGTCGTCGTGGAGGCCGCGCCGCTGGACGAGCTCCGGGCCGACCTGCTGGCGGTGGCGATCCCGCCGCGGTCGCGGCTGGCCGGCGTCTGGGTGACCGACCTGCGCCTGCCGGACGGCGCGGTGGTGACGCTGCTGGTCCGCGACGGCCGGAGTTCGGTGCCGGACGAGCACACCCGGTTCCGGACCGGCGACCAGTTCCTGGTGGTGACGACCACCGCCGACCGCCGGGCCACCGAGCGACGCCTGCGGGCGGTGAGCCGGTCGGGCGCGCTCGCCCGCTGGTGGGGCGAGCACGGCGGTGACGTGCCAACCCCCCGTGATTGA